The genomic segment ccagcccctggggggggacGTTACTcacctggggcacctcagagtccatcccctgccctgtgccaggagCTGCCACAGCTAGCACAGGAGGCGGCTGTCCTGCGCCAGAAGTCCCCGGGCAggtggggggccagggcacaggtcccccccaccccgtctCACTATCTCAGTCCCagcttcttcttctccttctgtTTCTTGCGCACCACGTCGATGTTGCGATCCTTCCACATGCTCTTGCGCAGCTTGATGGGGCGGCTGCCCACGTATTTACCtgccgggggcagaggggcaggctcAGTCCAGACACATCCCAAGGGCAGCACAGGGTTAAGGTCGGCCAGGCCAAGTGGGGTCTGACAGTGTAACCTGCCCCCCAACCTGGCAGCAGCGCAACAGCCTAACCCTCCCCCCTACCGCgggcctccccccggcccccggcaGCAGGCGCCCGTCACCGCCCCCTCACCATTCATCTCGCGCATGGCGCGGACGTAGTCGTTGGGGTCCTTGAAGCTGACGAAGCCGTAGCCTTTGGTCTTGCCGGTGCGCTTGTCCCGGATCACCTTGGCCTTGAGGAAGGAGGGGTAGCGGCTGAAGGCGCGGGCCAGGATGTCATCGTTCACCTCGTTGCCCAGGTCCCCACAGAAGATCCGGAAGTCGTCTGCcggcaggaggaagaggggaggagtgagtggggcagggacaggccagccccacctgTGACCATGGCAACCCTGCGCCACAGAGTTCAGCACCTGCTCCGTGGACTGAGCCctctgggctgcccccagcaggatCCAGCGGCTGGGAGTCCCAGGGGTCATGCCTCCACATCGGCCCCTTGCAGCGAGGAGTCCCACAGATTAACGCCAATGCTGCCTGGACCCTGCTCCAGGTGGCgattcctccctccctgcccctctgaccAGTCTGGATCCCCCCCGCTTCACCTGGGTCCCACTCCAGCAAACTGGAgtcctcccagcagctcccagctgccgtGCGGATGCAGCGTTTCAGCTTTTCCTGCCTGGTTTTCTTCTTGTCCTCGACCACAGGCTCCACCaccggctggggggagggagggagggaaggccaggggtcagcagcatCACCGGGGcagaacccagcccagcccctccactgCAGATCAGACGAACTCCGACCTTCccagccctctggcccagggctGCGCCAGACCACACCCCGAGATCCGGAGGAGCTCTTGCCCCGGGCTGAGGCCAATGGGCGGAGAAGGGACTAGCACACTGTGCAGACCCATCCTCACCCTGCAGCATCTCCAGGATGGAGCCCCCCACCCGATCCCCTGTAGCCTGGACACAAGACCCTCCCAGGCCACTGGCACCTCTGGTACCCCTGGCACAAAGCCACCTCCAGTCCTTccatggctccccagccccaccccctcctcccctcggtGCCTCCCCACAACCATCCCAcacgctccccccacccctgcccataCTCCTTCTGCGGTGCCGCCCCCTCCGGCCAGGCAGACACCCCGCTCACCTCCACTGGCCCAAATCCAACTTCGGGGCCCCGGGGCCGCCGCCCCCGCAGGGGCCCCAGCTCAGGTCCACGCAGCATTGGCAGCACCCTGGCCTCTGGCATCAAGGGCTCTATCTCGGGCATGCTGGGACCGATTACAGCCTCCTCTAGCCCCATGGGCTCCTTCTCCTCCACCATGACTGGTGGGGGTGGCTCccgcagctcctcctgcagcaacCAGGGGGTTAGCAGCAGGGCCACACAACAGCAGAGGGATGAGCCTGGGGCGCTTCCCCCCCtcattcccccagccccagggctgtggggtagCCCCCGggaccccctgccccatgggagtCCAGCCCGAAGCCCTGAAGGCTATTCTACAGGAATGAACCAATCGGACACCGGAACCGGCCCATGGGACTCActgccatgagggaagttaatagGGCTAATACAAAATGACTGGGGTTAACCTGCGGAACGCGCTGCCGCAGGGATATGTAATGGGGTCTGCAAGTTCCATGCACTGATCCCCCAAACAGCAATGCAGTGGGGTGAACCCCAAAGTTCACTGCAAGGATTGAATCCTTGGGCGGACATGAAGTGGATCTCCTGGGACCTTTCCACTTCTGCTATAAGGTGTGGCTTGTaccagcaccccccgcccccgcagcctcAGCAGCATCAAATCCCTGCCTGCATGCTCCCCCAGCCAGAGACACTGTGGCAATCAGCTCAGTATGTTTAAAAGGGGAATATGATGTTTAACAACCCCATGTAAGGCTGGGATAGCAAGGATCAGAGCTTGTGACCcacatgctccagggcaggagcacAAGCACAGACTGGAGTCAGGAAGGAACCCTTCCAGCTGCGTGTCGGATGACCCAGCAAGGgagtggagggggttggggcggtTTAATGCCTTCCTCTCCAGCGTGGAGGGAGGCTGAGGGGCagagagcaatgttccctctcctGCCAACTCACCTCCTGCTTTTTTACCGGTGGGGCAGAATACACCGTGGGGGCTGCCTGGATCACCATGGGGTTTATCTTCGGCGCAGGCAGGACAGGAGGGCGGGGAACCGACATCAGAGGAGTGATCGGACCAACGGGGACCCCAGGTCCCACCTAGACAGAAGCGAACCAGGGCTACTAAACAGGACTAATGCAGACactggctccccagcctgtgTCTTTGTCCAGCCGAGCCCAGAAATGAGGCTCCTGTCACAGCTGGTGACACACCAGCActaaaatgcagctgcctctggagtAGGACGTGGCAGTTCGTGAGCAGCCACACAACAGAGTGCCAGTAACAGCATAAGCACAGCCTGTGAGGGGAGAAGGTCCCCTCTATTgagccctcctccctgcagcacggtgccccctccttttgcccGGCATTATCAAAACCAGccatgactgccaagggagagcCCCACCAGTCCCCTAATGCCAGGCTAAGGTCAGAACTGACTGTGAAAGGagaggcccccccgccccctaaTTATTTCCATTAGTCTTTTCTCCAAGTGTCAACCAGACTCAACACTGCTTCACTCCAGATCTGACCCCACAGTGCAGCTAACTGCCACTCCCTCACACCCCCAGGCTGAGGGAAATGCACTCACCGGAGGGCCAGTTCTCATTGGTCCTATAGGCCCCAGGGGTGGGCCAGAGGGCCGCTGCATGGGAGGCCCCAACATCATCTGTGGGCCTTGGGGACCGGGCATTGGGGGCCCCACCATGGCTGGGTGGTGAGGTGGGCGCATGGCCAGGGGCCTGGGAGCACCTGCTAAGAGACAGACAGAGATTTTCCATTTTTACAGCAGCAAGATTTCCCATCCAGCTTTGATCCTGGGACAAGCCCCCAATTGGAGGATGGAGGGAAATCCAGGAAGTGAAACTGACGaccccactcccaggctgtgGGAAGCATAGGGAAAAGAGCAAAACAGACTTCCCCATTGCGCTTGGGTTTTGGCATTTCCCATGATTGGGCAGGGGGAGTCCAGGAAGTAAAACCGGCCTCCCCATCCCTTGGCAATCAGCAGAGCAAACCCACTGACAACCCCAGGACTTCCAAAAGGGCCTGGCTGCAAGAATCTCCCTCGTCAGGAAGCTTGGGAGGGGATATTTGGTATCAGTGGGATTTAAGCCTCAGCAGTGTCTCCAGATCTAGAGGGAGAGCAGGGTCCAGGGACGGCAGGCAGAGGGGAAGATGGGGCAGGTGGGAGAAGCTTACCAGATCTCTGCAGGACGTGAGGCACGAAGGTTGGTCGAAGGATGGGCGGCCGCTGTGGAGGGACAACTGCAGAGGGCGAGAAGGAGAATTTTACGTTAAGGCCCCAGGCTGGGTCTCGCAAGGgtgggactcaaatcccagcactGCCGCAGGCGTCCTGGGTGACCGCAGACAAGTTACTCCGATGCTCCATGCTTCAGTGTTCTTACCTGGAAAACTTGGTGAAAGGTCCAGCCTTTGACTTGGCCAGTTATACTGAGGGCTCTTCAGAGGAGGGTCTGCCTCTCACATGCCTGGTGCAATGGAGCCCTGATCTTACCTGGGGCAGAGcgtgtctctcgctgtgtgtctgggcaCTGCCTGACACGATGGTCCTCTGATCTTACCTGGGACAGGGACTGCCTGTCACTGCACGTAGGCCTCCTCCAGCACAACAGGAGTCCAATCTCAGCTGGGGACACTACTGtattacagacagacagaccaagAGTACTAACTCCAGGGTTGATCGTTAGGGGAAAAGCCCTTCTGGGCTGGAGGCTGTAAGGCAGCACCGTGCAGGGAACACGCAACGCCAAGAGAGTTGTGTTCCCTCTGATTAGATGGCTGCAGGTTGGAGGAAGGGCCTCGAGTGACtggacagcaaaatggcaaatgaagtttaacgtgggtaagtataaggtaatgcacattgggaaaaataaccctaactatacatacaatacgataggggcaaatttagatacaacagatcaggaaagggatcttggaattatagtggatagttgtctgaaaacatccacatagtgtgcagcgacagtcagtaaagcaaataggatgttaggaataattaaaaaagggatagaaaaaataagacgaagaatatcatacttcccctatataaaactatggtacgcccacatctcgagtactgcgtgcagatgtggtctcctcacctcaaaaaagatatcttggcattagaaaaggttcagaaaagggcaactaaaatgattaagggtttggaatgagtcccatatgaggagaggctagagagactgggacttttcagtctagaaaagaggagactgaggggcgatacgatagaggtatataagatcatgaatggtgtggagaaagtgaatacagaaaagttatttacttgtttccataatataagaactagaagacaccaaatgaaattaatgggtaacaggttcaaaactaataaaaaaagtttttcttcacccagcgcacagtcaacctgtggaactccttgcctgaggatgctgtgaaggccaggactctaacagagtttaaaaaagagctggataaatatttggaggtgaggtccataggTGGCTTTAGCAACTGtgttcggttcacctcctctggggcacctggtgctgactactgttggcagacaggatactgggctagatggacctttggtctgacccagtatggccgttcttatgttcatccACACCCACTTGCACTCTGTCTAGAGATCATGTGAGCAGGGGATAAGGAAGGAGGAGCCGGaatctcctcccccagctggagagcaGATGTTCACAAACGTGTTGTCAACACAGGGCCAACTGAGTCACGTCAACTGCTGGCTCAGCTGGATTTGCCCCAGCCGTCTTGTCACATCAGCACCGGCAACAGGACAAAGAGAGTATCTTTTCTACACCTCTGTGGCTAGAGGATCCCAAAATTCTCTAGAGGCTGCCCACAGTTCTCATTCACTCAGTGATGAcacacagctgctgtgccccCCAGAAGCAGCCGCATCTCATCACTTGAGCGAAAGACGACCATGTATGCGGCCTCTACAGGGCTTTGGAATCCTATAACGGAATCACCCGCAGAGGGCtaggatgcagctgcctctggggtggcaTACAGCACTCATAAAACATGGGAGGACTATTCAAGAACAAACTCTGCCCTAGAGCAGACTATCCCATAACTGTCCAGAGGATAGCACAAGATGCACTGTCCAGTGAAGCAGCTGGGGATACCTCACTAGATAGACTTGGTGGTTTGACCCAGACAGCAGGGAGGAGGCCACGTGTGACAGGGccccagttctgactggtggcgACAGGACACTGCGTTAGAAGGGCTCACTGCTAGACACAGGATAAAGCTGTTCCCCAGGTGAGAACCGTTCAGCAGCCCCATGTATGAACGGGCGCTACTGGGTCTCCTGCCAGTTCCCAGTTCTATCAGAGCCCACAGCGAGCTGAGCTGGCAGAAACTGCTCGCTGGCAGCCGTGGCAGAGGAGCCACAGGCTGGCCAAGCCTCCCTCCAGCCGGTGAGGTACGGGGTAGACTCCTGTCCTGTCACCGTACCTGCCCTGCGGATGAAGAGGGGGCTTCGGTTCCCAGGGCTGTCAATCCGGCACCTCTGGCCAGCGCTGAAGCTCACTCAAAGAAAAAGAACTGACATGTTGCTTTGGAATCTCAGACGCACCACATGCAGCCAGAGACCAAGCCCCCAAGACACGCTACCTACCTGGTCCCACAAATGGCACTGGGGGGGCCACAATGGGGGCCACAacagtggctgcagcagctgcgcGGGCTTCTAAGCTCTGCTGGACCTGCAGCAGGAAGGAAACATGAACAGAGGTCAATGCAGGTCCTTGTGATACACTGGGAAAGGGGCACCTGGGCCAGTGAAGGACTATCACCTTGTTCCCCGGCCCATGTCCTGAAACATCTGCCCAGAGGCAAATGGGCCTCAGGTAACACAGCCTCCACCTCCCCAGGGATATATCCAGCTGCAGAAAGGAGCAGCTGGTCAAAGGGCACAGCAGAACCAGGGGAGAGGCTGagcagtagggatgtaaaatcctgcttAATTGGTTAACCTACTGTTTAAACTACTAAAgggggacagctggagcagcGCCAGTTCCTGGCACTTCatgggcaggggcactccagcccagccggAGCAACCCCTGTCTGTTGCAGGGGGACTGCTCCCAcctgagctgggctggagcaccctcccagcatgctggagtgcccccactCTGGCAGTGATCCTCCCTATGCTGGGAGGGGAGCTactctcacccccccgccccccggttaACCccatttaggatgaggcttagAATCATAAGTTGcagagctggaaggtacctcaagaggtcatcaagttcagccccctgcccacagcaggatcaacctcaactaaaccatctcagccatgactatgtcaaactaGGACTTGAAagtctctggggatggagattccatcacctcttcaGGGAACGCagaccagtgcttcaccaccctcctggggaaagagcttTCCTCATATCTAATCTAGACCTCCTctgctgcaacttgagacctttcctccttgttctgccatccgtctgtactgagaacagcttgtctccatccttttcagagccccgcttcaggaagttgaaggctgctatcaaatcaaccctcactcttctcttttcacaAACTAAATAATACCAAATCTctgagtcatgtgctccagccctctcatCTTTttggttgccttccactggaccctctccaatgcattcacaccctttctatactggggggctcagttaaccattaacatcacTGCTGAGCAGGGCTCACTCCTTCAACTGTCCCACCAAGCCTGGCAAAGGCATAGAAAGATAATTTAGCTTTAGCTCAGGCACACCACTGGCCTCTACATCACAGTGCTCACAAGTACAGAAGGCAAGGAGAGATGAACACTGCCCCACAAAAATGAGAGCAAGCTGAGATCTAGAGACCCACTCCACAGTGGGGTATGGGACCAACATCTGGGAACAGCCTGTTAGAGGACTGGATCCCAGCTACCGTCTGTGATGTCCCACGTCCCTGACAACCTGTGTCTTAGACCACATTCAACAGGTAAACATCCAGAAAGGCAAGGACCTGGTAACTAAAGAGATGTGCTGTGGCTACTGCTTTTTGTGCAGAGCAATCTTCCTAGATTCCAAGATAATTCGATCCTCAAGTCTGACCCCCTGTATAACAGGTTAGGAAATTTCAGCCTGCACCCACCACACTGAGTCCCACCCCAAAGCATCTGCCAGTGAGGTGTTCTGTCCAGCTTTGGGGACATCAAGAGGTGTACAATCTGCCACAGCCCTTGGGAGTATGTTCCAATGATTTGTTTGGGGtaagcaaaacagaacaaaacagccttAATCTGAATGAACTTCTCAGCATAgatagaacaaagagcaatgatcTGGGCTGTATactaggaaaagctatttccccaggagggtggtgaagcactggaatgcgttacctcaagaggtggtgaaatctccatccctggaggttttttaaattcaggcttgacaaagccctggctgggatgatttagttgggattggtcctgctttgagcagggggctagactcgacctcctgaggtctctttcaaccctgGGATTCTATGGCAAGTCTAGAATAAGGCAGGGTAATGGTTGTCAACTTTTTTTCCATTTGCCATCCCGTAAAAAGCCTGGAGATGCAGACCTCTTTGGAAAGCTTAGATCCCCGAGGGTCTACacaccacaggttgaaaaccagtAAGGAAGGGTGTGAATCTAAAGCAGAGTATCTATTCCTCGTTAACTCCCTATGCGAACACCCTTATTCACTTGGGAAAACACAAACAAGTACTTAGGCACTACTGTTCTTAAATAGCTGTACACACAAACAAAGCAGAAATTAGAAATTCCCAGGGCAAGGAATGTCTTTTTCATTGTGGGTTTGTACAGCATCCAGAGGGAAGCCCCAGTCTATGAGCATacttggcagaatttgattttaaaaacataatttcaATGAGTACCTTTGATGTTTTATGGGATTTTCTCCAccaattatttaccttttcatgGTGGCTGAAAGATACTGGGGAAAGTCAGACAACAATTATTTACTAACAGTagatgctgagattcaaaaagttaaaagaTTTTAACCATTAAAACTCCAATTGCCTACATCACATTCCAAAATATTCGTAGGAGAAAACcttaaaaaaaatacactgcCAAGCAGCAATTTGCTTACTTTGAACATAAATTTTAACGCTCACGCAAGGACATGTTTTTTTCAGTACTTGCAAATGCAGGTGAAACTgacttttaggggaaaaaaattgttccctAGAGAAGGGCGTCACCACTCTCCCCTAACCAAGCCAGAAAGATGGACACAGCAGCAATGGCCGGGTACAGATGGAGAAATGCAGTCACTGAGACACAAGTTAGGGCTGCGGCCAGCAGGGACCCAGGGCTTCTCTGGTTTTAATCTCTTTGCTGTCACCAAACTATACTTGCTAGTCATGTTTCTGGAGCAATGAACAACAGTGGCACCCAGCACCAACCCCATGCTGCTCATGCCCCGAGATTAAGGACGTGCTGGTGCCTCACCTGCTGGTAGGTGTTGGTGGCGATGATGGGCCGGATCACTGGGACTGGGGGCACCACAGGCACAGCCGGCACTGCCAGAGCTACTGGGACAGCCTCCACTACTGGTGCCCCAGGTGGGAGGGAAACAGGGGCCCCCAGTACCTCCTGCTCAAACCTGTAAAAGGTTGGGATTACAAATAGAAGCACGTTAAAGCTTCTCTGACAGCATCCAGGGTTTCCCATGCCCTTGGCCTGAGCCTCCCTCCTACCACAAGTCCCGCTTCCTCTGCGTTGCAGGGTTTTTCACCACTTTGCCCTGGTCTCTGCCTAACCACAACCTTCTCACTCCTAACCcccccttttcttccctgtcaccctcccaacacccataAAGATTCTAGCTGCTCCTCCATTCCTACGACCTCTAAAAGGTTCCCATCCAGTCTGCTTCCACATCATTACAGCCGGACCCAACCTCTACTAACCTACAACCCCACTGCCACTGACCTTTTCTCCTCCGCTCAGGCCTCCCACTATGCTATCCTGGGGTCTTTCTGTCCTAAGCCTGTACCAGCCTTAACTCCTCATCTGAATGCTCCTTTCTCTCCCCCCATCATCCCCTCTGGACACCCAACTCTTTAATCCTCTTCCCACCTACCCCAAGTTGCTCCCATCCCAGCTGTCTTCCCCAGTCCTGAGCCCAGCTCCGGTAATCCATACGCCAAGTCTCCCCTCCCATCTCACACAACCCGCAGACCTTCCCCCTATTTCACGCGCGTCTCCCCATGGATCCTCCCACCCATGGGCCAGCCCTGTCCCCCCCCGCAGGGCCATGCCCGCTCGTCTTTCCCATAAGCCAGATGCCGGAACCAGAGCCCAACCCCTCCCTTGGGACTCCCCCTCactccacccagacccccccggatcacccctccccccatggtcTGCCACACGCTGCCCCCGGGTCTCCCCATCTCCCCGCGCTCACAGCGCCATCTCCGCCTCCATCTCTTTTAGTCGCTCCTCCCCGCTCTTGGGCCCCCCGGCTGGCGCGGCTGCCCCCGCGGGGCCAGGTGccggtgtgggggcgggggcgggggcaggggcagggggggccccggcggggggcggggcgggcggagCCGCCATGGCGAGCTCCGCTCTCAGCCTCCGCCGCTCCGCGCGGCGTCCCGACACACCAACTTCCGGCGGACAGCTGATGACGTTCGACACCTTCCGGTGCAGGGCCGCAGGCTCAGAAGCCCCATAGACTACATCCGGCGCGCTCTCATGACGTCAAATTATGGCGGGGCCCGGAGCCCTCCAAAGCGAGGAAGGGGGCGTGGTTCTCCTGAGGCTTGGTTCCCATTGGTGTTTCCGCTGAGCACGTGATTCCTACTCGCCCTCCGGCACCTAAGCGGGAGTAGGGCGGGgagttccctccctcccactgactGAGCCCACGCAGGGTCCTTCCCCGGCTCGGCTGTTGTCCCAGTCCTTCCCGGCCCCGCCCACCTCTCTGGCCCCGCCCCCAGTGCCTCACTTGGGCCGTCTTCATTGGTGCCGCGCTCCGCCCACTCACgtacccctccccacctccccacttggGAAGATCGATCGAAGTGTGGGGGGGATGGAGAATTCACTCAGCGGCCGAGTGGGACCTATGTGGGGTTGAGGAGCAGAATTAACCATGCAGTGGGAGTGGGACcaatgtggggcagggggcgcagAATGAACCGTGCAATGGGGGTCGGGCcaatgtggggcaggggggtgcagaaTGAACCGTGCAATGGGGGTCAGACCAATGTGGGGTTGCGATGCAGAATGACCCATGCAATGGGGGTTGGTATTTCTTAAAACTACCTTGGGGCCATTTTAATGctctcatttgcctttttttttaacatttgacGCCCTCAATTGGAGTACAAATCCCAGAACTGGGGGTCTGATTTTGCAGAAATTTCTGCTGCAATTTGTACctctttaaaataaatcaaatctCTGTGAGGTATCTTGGTGTAAAGCCCAATATGTtaacaagaaaaacaagactcTAGAGAGATGCCAAAAGTTCCTCTGTGAAAAGTTGTGAGTGAAAAGTTTCACTCAGCACTGTGCAACTAGCAGTGTGTAACCCTGCACAGGAACCTGagccctctggagcttagtgcaggaggctctacagtttgagctaaataaaagccagctggctcccagctatgGTTGTAGAAGAGACAGAGTCTTTCTCTGTGTAACTGGTcgaggtgccactccatgggacagtgaacctctgttgccttctgctgaacctgctccaatgtatccacatacTTTtcatactgaggggcccagaactggacacgctaCTCGAGAtatggccttaccagtgccgaatacagaagaataataacttctctagatctcctggaaatgtTCCAGGTAATACACCCTAATATGTCACTAGCcttcttgactcatatccagcctctcatccactgtaatacccatgtccttttctgttgcactgctacttagcccatCCATAACATAAATGGCCTctatatttactttaaaaatctaGTAATGTCTTTTGTGGGCTGCAGCTTCCATCCTCAGATGCACCAAGGTTTGGACGGCAGAGATCCAGGCACACCCTTACGTCAGTGCTAATGAGGCTAATTGCACCAGGGTGGATGCTGCCCACTTCTAACGCAGCTGATAAGCAAGCCTTaccaggcagaaggagcaggatggGTGGAGGATCTGGTGGATCATAGTTACTATTACAGGGTATTAATATTACAACTGGAGAGACAGGATATAGGTTACAGGAACTGGAACCAGCTGGATGCAGAGGGGCTGGCCCGAGGGAATGCATTCCTGACACTGAGGGGCAAAACGAGAACATCTATTTTTGACACATCACCTTGGAGCAGGGCATGACTTTAGTGAGGCAGATTGCAGTGATGGCTAATTGAGCACCTCTTGGGGAGCGTGAGGTGCCTACCCATCCCTGTTGAAGATAGCGGCCCAACTTCCTGTGActtcccagggctgggcagccagtgacacagatttgcgttgtttggtgttccagccctgcacccagcagCCTGACTGGAGGTTAGCATGAGCAGCCATGTGGTCCCGACCTGCCACGTGGAGGGCAGATATCGTGAGGCCCCTGTGCTGTGGCTGGACAGATCCAGGAACAACGTGGCAGTGGAGGGTGACAGTAGACTGCAGAGAGATGTCAGGGGGCTCTGTGATGTCAGCAGGTGAACGCTCTTGCCTGGGGGAGGAAGCAGCAACTACCTCTGTGTCCTGGAGAGCCCCAGGGAGCCCCACATCATCTGACACCTAAGCATCTCCTGCATCCCAGGTGGCCAGGCTGGAGAGGGCCACAGGGCACCTGCTGGTGCGTGTCTTATCGGTCCCTCAGGATTAttgcctgcacagcatgtgcctgTCATGTGGGGCTTCTTGGCTCCTCCCCTGCGCTCTGTGGGAAAATTCCCATCTGATTGGCCATCACCGAGCAACTTCTGGGAGAGTGGATTCTTTTCAACAGGCATCAACATCTGTCTGACCATAGAGGGCTGCTCCTTTGCCGCCACtgaaaggctggctgggggcagaggggggacaCCCAACCACACACCATATGTCAGCAACACACCCAGTGAAACTTCCTAATTTCTCCACACAAGTTCACAGGAGAGTGATGCTCACCACAACAAGGCGTTTTAATGACACCGCTCACGTTG from the Carettochelys insculpta isolate YL-2023 chromosome 30, ASM3395843v1, whole genome shotgun sequence genome contains:
- the RBM42 gene encoding RNA-binding protein 42 isoform X1 — protein: MAAPPAPPPAGAPPAPAPAPAPTPAPGPAGAAAPAGGPKSGEERLKEMEAEMALFEQEVLGAPVSLPPGAPVVEAVPVALAVPAVPVVPPVPVIRPIIATNTYQQVQQSLEARAAAAATVVAPIVAPPVPFVGPVVPPQRPPILRPTFVPHVLQRSAGAPRPLAMRPPHHPAMVGPPMPGPQGPQMMLGPPMQRPSGPPLGPIGPMRTGPPVGPGVPVGPITPLMSVPRPPVLPAPKINPMVIQAAPTVYSAPPVKKQEEELREPPPPVMVEEKEPMGLEEAVIGPSMPEIEPLMPEARVLPMLRGPELGPLRGRRPRGPEVGFGPVEPVVEPVVEDKKKTRQEKLKRCIRTAAGSCWEDSSLLEWDPDDFRIFCGDLGNEVNDDILARAFSRYPSFLKAKVIRDKRTGKTKGYGFVSFKDPNDYVRAMREMNGKYVGSRPIKLRKSMWKDRNIDVVRKKQKEKKKLGLR
- the RBM42 gene encoding RNA-binding protein 42 isoform X2: MAAPPAPPPAGAPPAPAPAPAPTPAPGPAGAAAPAGGPKSGEERLKEMEAEMALFEQEVLGAPVSLPPGAPVVEAVPVALAVPAVPVVPPVPVIRPIIATNTYQQVQQSLEARAAAAATVVAPIVAPPVPFVGPVVPPQRPPILRPTFVPHVLQRSGAPRPLAMRPPHHPAMVGPPMPGPQGPQMMLGPPMQRPSGPPLGPIGPMRTGPPVGPGVPVGPITPLMSVPRPPVLPAPKINPMVIQAAPTVYSAPPVKKQEEELREPPPPVMVEEKEPMGLEEAVIGPSMPEIEPLMPEARVLPMLRGPELGPLRGRRPRGPEVGFGPVEPVVEPVVEDKKKTRQEKLKRCIRTAAGSCWEDSSLLEWDPDDFRIFCGDLGNEVNDDILARAFSRYPSFLKAKVIRDKRTGKTKGYGFVSFKDPNDYVRAMREMNGKYVGSRPIKLRKSMWKDRNIDVVRKKQKEKKKLGLR